A window of the Eremothecium cymbalariae DBVPG#7215 chromosome 5, complete sequence genome harbors these coding sequences:
- the RGS2 gene encoding GTPase-activating protein RGS2 (similar to Ashbya gossypii AFL230W), with translation MGYKIPTLQELLDLQQQRQDNKNEPVTIQEQKLPLQATLVMFHDFLRKTHCDENLQFWLMTDPFVSQEQQQLGRAMGNWNRIYDTFIRQNSPKECNFPESIRTVFDDHYSLQSIPERQQIELARNHILNLLEDAYTRFHRHLLDSCNINNGKFKPFTHQKSVSAGSAVNSNSSSAYQSAPRYHRNSLSRPPLRISNSDADPRTTRRMSECAVSDDDDECYLSVYSESTRPSSSRRLSISTKQRQQHLSTSALSGLHNNAVSSLRASKSNPQTVAILEGNARNTSCSILMNTAATTACKLKTRKQIFSKFKFGRRSSSSSSTSSS, from the coding sequence atgggTTACAAAATACCGACGTTACAGGAATTATTAGatttgcagcagcagcggcaagacaacaaaaatgagCCAGTGACCATTCAAGAGCAGAAGCTGCCTTTACAAGCTACGTTGGTGATGTTCCATGACTTTCTTAGGAAGACACATTGTGATGAGAACTTGCAATTCTGGCTTATGACAGATCCATTTGTGTCTCAGGAGCAACAGCAGCTAGGCCGAGCTATGGGAAATTGGAATCGGATATATGACACTTTCATTAGGCAGAATTCCCCTAAAGAGTGTAATTTTCCGGAAAGTATTAGGACAGTATTTGATGACCATTACTCGCTCCAGTCTATTCCCGAGAGACAGCAAATCGAACTTGCCAGGAATcatattttgaatcttttggAAGATGCGTACACTAGATTCCATCGACATCTTTTGGATAGCTGCAACATTAATAACGGTAAATTCAAGCCGTTCACCCATCAAAAGTCTGTTTCTGCGGGGAGTGCTGTCAACAGTAATTCTTCCTCGGCATATCAAAGTGCGCCGCGCTACCATCGTAACTCATTATCCAGACCACCACTAAGAATTTCCAATTCGGATGCTGATCCTAGAACAACACGACGGATGAGCGAATGTGCTGTTagtgacgatgatgatgaatgTTACTTATCGGTGTACTCTGAATCCACACGGCCATCGTCGTCAAGAAGACTTTCTATTTCGACGAAGCAGCGTCAGCAGCATCTGTCCACATCTGCTCTATCCGGCTTACACAACAACGCCGTGTCCTCTTTGAGGGCGTCCAAGAGCAACCCACAAACTGTCGCTATCCTGGAAGGGAACGCCAGAAACACTTCCTGTTCTATACTTATGAATACAGCGGCTACCACGGCCTGCAAACTAAAAACCCGAAAGCAAATTTTTAGCAAGTTTAAGTTCGGGAGAAGGagtagcagcagcagtagcaCGTCATCAAGTTGA